The Naumovozyma dairenensis CBS 421 chromosome 3, complete genome genome has a window encoding:
- the HAL1 gene encoding Hal1p (similar to Saccharomyces cerevisiae HAL1 (YPR005C); ancestral locus Anc_8.102), with protein sequence MFIDIKSSECNRENTDAGNELKKKGYTITSILCNNNNDIKVYNASAVESDKPLIIKILSHGTQNETPGSGLIDSFPLSNGGWCQVFAPNDRVQEGADYFSYCSEEEEVESIQEIADNKGKSEMQQETKKDDPEPILNYSKTNIPFTVKPQFLEPKGTGNRNNKCFPRTPMLHVSHSHNNNGSSVSTNGITKPSSSSATFKNVSKPIIRTPMPKCIEKLRKSAYDSITAESDDSSYTSYDSESESETDGDSASESESDTESEVEPSENTSNLNVTQNKQKSPIIKSVPKNMSTRLSPILQHVQLTPHHAYEQKQHHILIQTPLIQVFHDSSKRIRKTPIPHDCSIFSSKGLDLLNKENLATTTSTSPLAMPGYSNTNNSNNSSHGAMPKTDFQLKMVQSSMLKRRNSKCV encoded by the coding sequence ATGTTTATAGACATCAAGTCCTCAGAATGTAATAGGGAGAATACTGATGCTGGTAACGaactaaagaagaaaggtTATACTATTACTAGCATACTTtgcaataataataatgatattaaagtGTATAACGCATCTGCGGTTGAATCTGATAAACCattaattataaaaatattatcccATGGTACACAAAACGAAACACCTGGTTCTGGTCTTATCGATTCTTTCCCATTAAGCAATGGAGGCTGGTGCCAGGTTTTCGCACCCAATGATCGTGTCCAAGAAGGAGCTGATTATTTCAGTTATTGTTcagaagaggaagaggtCGAGAGTATACAAGAAATCGCTGATAATAAGGGAAAAAGTGAAATGCAACAGGAAACTAAAAAAGATGATCCTGAAccaattttaaattattctAAAACTAACATTCCATTTACTGTCAAACCACAGTTCCTAGAACCAAAAGGTACCGGAAACCGTAATAATAAATGCTTCCCCAGAACGCCAATGTTACACGTGTCACATtctcataataataatggtagCAGTGTAAGTACCAACGGCATTACTAAACCATCTTCCTCGTCTGCAACATTCAAAAATGTATCAAAACCAATAATCCGTACCCCTATGCCTAAATGCATCGAGAAGCTTCGAAAGTCTGCATACGACAGTATTACTGCCGAAAGTGACGACTCGAGCTATACGTCATATGATTCAGAATCTGAATCAGAAACAGATGGTGATTCAGCATCAGAGTCAGAATCAGACACAGAATCAGAAGTTGAACCATCAGAAAACACTTCCAATTTAAACGTAACtcaaaataaacaaaaatctcctataataaaatctgttccaaaaaatatgtCAACTCGTTTATCTCCAATTTTACAACATGTTCAATTAACTCCACATCATGCATACGAACAAAAACAACATCATATTCTTATACAGACTCCTTTGATTCAAGTCTTTCATGACTCTAGTAAACGTATAAGGAAAACTCCCATACCACATGACTGTTCAATATTCTCAAGCAAAGGTTTGGATTTGCTtaacaaagaaaatctAGCAACGACAACATCAACTAGTCCATTGGCTATGCCCGGTTACAGCAATACTAACAATAGCAATAACAGTAGCCATGGTGCTATGCCTAAGACAGAtttccaattgaaaatggttCAAAGTTCAATgttgaaaagaagaaattcaaaatgtGTATAA